In one Curtobacterium citreum genomic region, the following are encoded:
- a CDS encoding CCA tRNA nucleotidyltransferase — MHSVAQAVERLDALAATEPVAVLAHAFAEAGHELALVGGPVRDAFLGRPVTDLDFTTDATPDETLRIVEPIASATWDVGRQFGTIAARIRGEQVEITTYRSDVYDGETRKPEVAFGDTIEDDLLRRDFTVNAMALRLPQRELVDVHGGVEDLLAERLHTPQTAEVSFRDDPLRMMRAARFTAQLGFTVSDEVRQAMTDLADSIEIVSAERVRDELVKLLDTADPVPGIRLLVDTGLAERFLPELPAMRLEIDEHHHHKDVYEHSLTVLTQAIGYEAERHAGEAPDTVLRLAALLHDIGKPATRKLEPGGAVSFHHHDLVGSKLVKKRLRALRFDNDTIAAVARLVELHLRFFGYTEGAWTDSAVRRYVRDAGPLLERLHELTRSDVTTRNRRKADRLGFAYDDLEQRIAALAEQEELDSIRPDLTGDDIMRILDIRPGRAVGEAYRYLLELRMDEGPLGSDEAEARLRAWWADRDATA, encoded by the coding sequence ATGCACTCCGTCGCCCAGGCCGTCGAACGTCTCGACGCACTCGCCGCCACCGAGCCCGTCGCCGTCCTCGCGCACGCCTTCGCCGAGGCCGGGCACGAACTCGCGCTGGTCGGGGGGCCCGTCCGGGACGCGTTCCTGGGGCGTCCGGTGACCGACCTCGACTTCACCACCGATGCCACCCCGGACGAGACGCTCCGCATCGTGGAGCCGATCGCGAGCGCCACGTGGGACGTCGGACGCCAGTTCGGCACGATCGCCGCCCGGATCCGGGGCGAACAGGTCGAGATCACGACCTACCGCAGCGACGTCTACGACGGCGAGACCCGCAAGCCCGAGGTGGCGTTCGGCGACACCATCGAGGACGACCTGCTCCGCCGCGACTTCACCGTCAACGCGATGGCGCTCCGACTCCCCCAGCGCGAGCTCGTCGACGTGCACGGCGGGGTCGAGGACCTGCTCGCCGAGCGGCTGCACACCCCGCAGACGGCGGAGGTGTCGTTCCGTGACGACCCGCTGCGGATGATGCGGGCGGCACGGTTCACGGCGCAGCTCGGCTTCACCGTGTCGGACGAGGTCCGGCAGGCGATGACCGACCTGGCCGACTCGATCGAGATCGTCTCCGCCGAACGCGTGCGGGACGAGCTCGTGAAGCTCCTGGACACCGCCGACCCGGTTCCGGGCATCCGGCTGCTCGTCGACACCGGGCTGGCCGAGCGGTTCCTGCCCGAGCTGCCGGCGATGCGCCTGGAGATCGACGAGCACCACCACCACAAGGACGTCTACGAGCACTCGTTGACGGTCCTGACCCAGGCGATCGGGTACGAGGCCGAGCGGCACGCCGGTGAGGCCCCGGACACCGTGCTCCGGCTCGCGGCGCTCCTGCACGACATCGGCAAGCCCGCGACCCGGAAGCTCGAACCCGGCGGCGCCGTGAGCTTCCACCACCACGACCTGGTCGGCTCGAAGCTCGTGAAGAAGCGGCTCCGGGCGCTGCGCTTCGACAACGACACCATCGCTGCCGTCGCGCGCCTGGTCGAGCTGCACCTGCGGTTCTTCGGCTACACCGAGGGTGCGTGGACCGACTCGGCCGTGCGGCGGTACGTCCGCGACGCCGGTCCGCTCCTGGAACGGCTGCACGAACTCACCCGCTCGGACGTCACCACCCGGAACCGGCGGAAGGCCGACCGGCTCGGGTTCGCGTACGACGACCTCGAGCAGCGCATCGCGGCGCTGGCCGAACAAGAGGAGCTCGACTCCATCCGTCCGGACCTGACGGGCGACGACATCATGCGGATCCTCGACATCCGACCCGGGCGTGCGGTGGGCGAGGCCTACCGGTACCTGCTCGAGCTCCGGATGGACGAGGGGCCCCTCGGCTCGGACGAGGCGGAGGCGCGCCTGCGCGCCTGGTGGGCCGACCGCGACGCGACCGCCTGA
- the rplI gene encoding 50S ribosomal protein L9 — protein MSKLILTHEVSGLGSAGDVVDVKNGYARNYLIPQGFAVAWSKGGQKQVESIRAARAARELATIEEAQDLKMKLENATIKLTVKAGKDGRLFGSVRPADVADAVQAQGVGSLDKRKVEVPATIKTVGDHEATVRLREDITAVISLQVVAAK, from the coding sequence ATGTCGAAGCTCATCCTCACCCACGAGGTCTCCGGCCTCGGTTCCGCCGGTGACGTCGTCGACGTCAAGAACGGCTACGCCCGCAACTACCTCATCCCCCAGGGCTTCGCCGTCGCGTGGTCCAAGGGCGGCCAGAAGCAGGTCGAGTCGATCCGTGCCGCGCGTGCCGCTCGCGAGCTCGCCACCATCGAAGAGGCCCAGGACCTCAAGATGAAGCTCGAGAACGCGACCATCAAGCTGACCGTCAAGGCCGGAAAGGACGGTCGTCTGTTCGGCTCCGTGCGTCCCGCGGACGTCGCTGACGCCGTGCAGGCGCAGGGCGTCGGTTCGCTGGACAAGCGCAAGGTCGAGGTCCCCGCGACCATCAAGACCGTCGGTGACCACGAGGCCACCGTGCGTCTGCGCGAGGACATCACCGCGGTGATCTCCCTGCAGGTCGTCGCCGCCAAGTAA
- the dnaB gene encoding replicative DNA helicase → MSIAHLDPSPQDMADRGIERTPPHDLLAEQSTIGGMLLSKDAVADVIETARGVDFYIPKHEVIFDAILSLYSHGEPTDVIAVTDELTKTGLLSRAGGAEYLHSVTSMVPTAANAGYYAAIVAEKAVLRRLVDAGTRIVQMGYASEGEVTDLVNSAQAEVYNVAGGVQTEDYVPLTDAIGAAIDEIEAAKGRDGQMTGVPTGFSGLDALTNGFHPGQLIIVAARPALGKSTLALDLCRAAALKHDQTAAFFSLEMGRAEIAMRLLSAESSVPLQNMRKGTVDSRDWTTIAQTRGRINDAPFFIDDSPNMTLVEIRAKCRRLKQQHNLKLVVIDYLQLMTSGKKVESRQQEVSEFSRALKLMAKELGVPVIALSQLNRGPEQRADKKPMISDLRESGSIEQDADMVILLHRESAYEKDNPRQGEADLIVAKHRNGPTDTITVAFHGMFSRFVDMPQ, encoded by the coding sequence GTGTCGATCGCGCACCTCGATCCGTCCCCGCAGGACATGGCCGACCGTGGGATCGAGCGGACGCCGCCGCACGACCTGCTCGCCGAGCAGTCGACGATCGGCGGCATGCTGCTGTCGAAGGACGCCGTCGCCGACGTCATCGAGACCGCTCGCGGGGTCGACTTCTACATCCCGAAGCACGAGGTCATCTTCGACGCGATCCTGTCGCTGTACTCGCACGGCGAGCCGACCGACGTCATCGCCGTCACCGACGAGCTGACGAAGACCGGTCTGCTGTCCCGAGCCGGCGGCGCCGAGTACCTGCACAGCGTCACGAGCATGGTGCCGACCGCGGCGAACGCCGGGTACTACGCCGCGATCGTCGCCGAGAAGGCCGTCCTGCGCCGCCTGGTCGACGCCGGGACCCGGATCGTGCAGATGGGCTACGCGTCCGAGGGTGAGGTCACCGACCTCGTCAACAGCGCGCAGGCCGAGGTCTACAACGTCGCCGGCGGCGTGCAGACCGAGGACTACGTCCCGCTCACCGACGCCATCGGCGCGGCGATCGACGAGATCGAGGCCGCGAAGGGCCGCGACGGGCAGATGACCGGCGTCCCGACGGGGTTCAGCGGGCTCGACGCCCTGACGAACGGCTTCCACCCCGGGCAGCTCATCATCGTCGCCGCGCGACCCGCACTCGGCAAGTCGACGCTCGCGCTCGACCTGTGCCGTGCGGCCGCGCTCAAGCACGACCAGACGGCCGCGTTCTTCTCGCTCGAGATGGGTCGCGCCGAGATCGCGATGCGTCTGCTCTCCGCCGAGTCGAGCGTGCCGCTGCAGAACATGCGCAAGGGCACCGTGGACTCCCGCGACTGGACGACCATCGCGCAGACCCGCGGGCGGATCAACGACGCCCCGTTCTTCATCGACGACTCCCCCAACATGACCCTCGTCGAGATCCGGGCGAAGTGCCGCCGGCTCAAGCAGCAGCACAACCTGAAGCTCGTCGTCATCGACTACCTGCAGCTGATGACCTCGGGCAAGAAGGTCGAGAGCCGCCAGCAGGAGGTCTCGGAGTTCTCGCGTGCGCTGAAGCTCATGGCGAAGGAGCTCGGCGTGCCCGTGATCGCACTGTCGCAGCTGAACCGTGGTCCCGAGCAGCGTGCGGACAAGAAGCCGATGATCTCGGACCTGCGTGAGTCCGGGTCGATCGAGCAGGACGCCGACATGGTCATCCTGCTGCACCGCGAGTCGGCGTACGAGAAGGACAACCCGCGCCAGGGTGAGGCGGACCTCATCGTGGCGAAGCACCGCAACGGGCCGACGGACACGATCACGGTGGCGTTCCACGGGATGTTCTCTCGGTTCGTGGACATGCCGCAGTGA
- a CDS encoding single-stranded DNA-binding protein: MAGETVITVVGNLTADPELRYTQNGLAVANFTIASTPRTFDRQANEWKDGDALFLRASVWREFAEHVAGSLTKGMRVMAQGRLRQRSYQDREGQQRTSIELEVDEIGPSLRYATAQVTRAAGGSGGGRGQVGGGNAGGQGGNGGGWNGNNNGGGQSDAPWSPQGGQQGGNAQSNDVWSTPGGSYDDETPF, encoded by the coding sequence ATGGCCGGCGAAACCGTCATCACGGTGGTGGGCAACCTCACCGCGGATCCCGAGCTGCGCTACACGCAGAACGGGCTCGCGGTGGCGAACTTCACCATCGCATCCACCCCTCGCACGTTCGACCGTCAGGCGAACGAGTGGAAGGACGGCGACGCGCTGTTCCTCCGTGCGAGCGTGTGGCGCGAGTTCGCCGAGCACGTGGCGGGCTCGCTGACGAAGGGCATGCGCGTCATGGCGCAGGGCCGTCTCCGTCAGCGCTCCTACCAGGACCGTGAGGGCCAGCAGCGCACGAGCATCGAGCTCGAGGTCGACGAGATCGGCCCGTCGCTCCGCTACGCGACCGCACAGGTCACCCGCGCTGCGGGTGGTTCCGGCGGCGGTCGTGGCCAGGTCGGGGGCGGAAACGCCGGCGGCCAGGGCGGCAACGGCGGCGGCTGGAACGGCAACAACAACGGCGGCGGTCAGTCGGACGCACCGTGGTCGCCCCAGGGCGGTCAGCAGGGTGGCAACGCACAGTCGAACGACGTGTGGAGCACCCCCGGTGGCTCGTACGACGACGAGACCCCGTTCTGA
- the rpsF gene encoding 30S ribosomal protein S6 yields MHQYELMAILDPEIDERTVAPSLDKFLAVIRNDGGSVDNVDVWGRRRLAYEIAKKSEGIYAVVDFTSTPEAAKELDRQLGLSEAVLRTKVLRAEEAIAQVAAQKQRDEARAARKAANATASAE; encoded by the coding sequence ATGCACCAGTACGAACTGATGGCGATCCTCGACCCCGAGATCGACGAGCGCACCGTCGCTCCCAGCCTGGACAAGTTCCTCGCGGTCATCCGCAACGACGGTGGCTCCGTCGACAACGTGGACGTCTGGGGCCGTCGTCGCCTGGCCTACGAGATCGCGAAGAAGTCCGAGGGCATCTACGCCGTCGTCGACTTCACCTCGACCCCCGAGGCCGCCAAGGAGCTCGACCGTCAGCTCGGCCTCTCCGAGGCCGTGCTCCGCACGAAGGTCCTCCGCGCCGAAGAGGCGATCGCCCAGGTCGCCGCGCAGAAGCAGCGCGACGAGGCCCGCGCGGCCCGCAAGGCCGCCAACGCGACCGCGAGCGCCGAGTAA
- the rpsR gene encoding 30S ribosomal protein S18 encodes MAGKSTGDRRKPRGKGGKNAAPAKSIKVGVIDYKDVATLRKFISERGKIRARRITGVSVQEQRLIARAVKNAREMALLPYAGSGR; translated from the coding sequence ATGGCTGGAAAGAGCACCGGCGACCGCCGGAAGCCTCGCGGCAAGGGTGGCAAGAACGCCGCTCCCGCGAAGTCGATCAAGGTCGGCGTCATCGACTACAAGGACGTCGCGACCCTGCGCAAGTTCATCTCGGAGCGTGGCAAGATCCGCGCCCGTCGCATCACCGGCGTCTCCGTCCAGGAGCAGCGCCTCATCGCCCGTGCCGTGAAGAACGCCCGTGAGATGGCGCTCCTCCCCTACGCCGGCTCCGGCCGCTGA